GTTAGCatgcctcagttagcatgcatCTGTTAGCatgcctcagttagcatgcatCAGTCTCTGTTAGCatgcctcagttagcatgcatCAGTCTCTGTTAGCatgcctcagttagcatgcatCTGTTAGCatgcctcagttagcatgccTCAGTCTCTGTTAGCatgcctcagttagcatgcatCTGTTAGCatgcctcagttagcatgcatCAGTCTCTGTTAGCATACATCAGTTAGCATGCATCAGTGTCTGTTAGCATGCGTCAGTAAGCATGGCAACGTTAGCACGCGGAGGCGATGGCGGCTGATTTAGCAGCGGCCTTGGCGAGGGGGGCGGGGCTTGGCGTGTGCAGCAGGCTGACAAACAGGAAGAGGGTGGAGGTGGGCAAGTAgatgcagaggaagaggaagacgtCCTCGCTGAGGCACAGGACGAAGTCGCTCTGCTCCGTCAGCACCCAGTCCACCAGCACCCCCACCAGCAGGTAGTACACCTGGAACTCCTGAAGCTCCTCCCATTCCCCACCCTCATCCCAGTGTGGCCCTGCCCCCTGTGACGAGCTTttccgcctggccacgccccctCCAGCACTGCTTTCACTCACCATGGGCTTCATCTCCGCCCCCTCAGACGCCGCCTCCTTCACCCGGCTCCGGCCGCGCTCCGCCGCACGCTCCAACCGCCGGCTGCTCTCCACGAACTCCTGTAGGGGCGGAGTCAAACAGAAAGGGTCAGACAAGGAGGGTGTGGTCACAGGATGGGGGTGTGGTCACAGGATGGGGGTGTGGCCAAAGACTGGTAAAGAACAGCGTCCAGTCAGGGAAGAAGAtcaaaagagaaacaggaacatcATGTGTGTTCGCAAAAGATGTCCCAGAACCCGACGGAACCAGACGGAACCAGACGGAACCAGACGGAACCAGACGGAACCCGACGGAACCAGACGCTGTTGCGTTCAGCGAGCTGCCGACTCACCATCAGAGCTTTGTCCATGAAGAACTCCTTCCCTGGAGTGCCGTCGTTGTACTTGGTGTCGATGGCGAAGCACAGGAAGAGGACGTCCACCACGATCTCAAAGATGGACAGGAAGCAGTGAGCCACCAGGAAGGAGAAGAGACACACGATGATGAGCGGCAGCAGCCACTCGGCATAATCCCGCTGGTAGTTCAGGAGGAGGACGCCGGCGAACGCTGTCGACGTCATGATCAGAATCTGTAAATCAGAGGGCGGATTTAACACACAGACAGATGAGGCTCTGGTTTCTGCTCTGGTGAACTCGGGATCTGTCTTTGTCACCATTAGAGTAAAGAAACAGATAAATATATCGGTGTTTTCTGCttctgttcaataaataatgtgTCAGATGTTACTCTGAGGCTGGATCATGAGTTTGATGTCCTGATGGATCACACCTGAGACGTGTTTGGAACAGGACTGTTGAGCTTAACATTGTGATATTTCCTCCTTCCTTGATTCTAATTATCCTGGttgtttcattcatttataCTCATATCTATCTGCCTCTAAGTACAGCCCCTCTTCCACTTCTCTCTTTCCTACGGTGTCCCACAGGGCTCAGTTCTGGGGCCTTTATTGTTCCTGTTATATCTGCCCCCTCTTTAAGGACACATCCTcccactatgcagatgacactcagctgTACTTCTCTTTCCACTAACCTTCCACTCAGCTTTCACTTTGGATGCTCGTGTCAAATCTCTGCTTCTCTTGTTTTTATCTCTTCAGAAATATATCACAGCTCAGTCCCATCGTGTCTCTGAGCTGGATTTATTCTATCAGCTCTGGATTATTGAGATTCCCCTCTGATCTCTttcaaaaagcagcaaaaaatcTTTTTAATCTTGGTTTTTGTaaacttctgttttatgttcGAGCTTTTTGTTGCAGCTCACACAGACATTTGATTAACTGTGACTGCTCTGGTTCTTTATTTGGTTATCAGAACCAGCCGCCGTCTCACCTTCCCCAGGAAGAGCACAAAGTCTCCAACGGCGTTGATTGTGGCGACGCGCAGAGCGTTTTCCACCAGGATGACGAAGGCGTCGCGGGCGGACGTGCAGAAACTGGTGCTGTTGATGGCTGTGGCTGCATACGCATTCTGGGGAGAGAGAGACGCAGGTGAGGCGGGGACACCTGGGGGCAGGGCGGGGACACCTGAGAGCAGGGCGGGGACACCTGAGAGCAGGGCGGGGACACCGGGGACACCTGGGGGCAGGGCAGGGACACCGGGGAGCAGGGCGGGGACACCGGGGAGCAGGGCGGGGACACCGGGGAGCAGGGCGGGGACACTTGGGAGCAGGGCGGGGACACCTGGGAGCAGGGTGGGGACACCGGGGACACCTGGGGGCAGGGCGGGGATACCGGGGAGCAGGGCGGGGACACCGGGGAGCAGGGCAGGGACACCTGGGGGCAGGGTGGGGACACCGGGGACACCTGGGGGCAGGGCGGGGACACCGGGGAGCAGGGCGGGGACACCTGGGACACCTGGGGGCAGGGTGGGGACACCGGGGACACCTGGGGGCAGGGCGGGGACACCGGGGAGCAGGGCGGGGATACTGGGGAGCAGGGCGGGGACACCGGGGAGCAGGGCGGGGACACCTGGGGGCAGGGTGGGGACACCGGGGACACCTGGGGGCAGGCCGGGGACACCGGGGAGCAGGGCGGGGACACCTGGGACACCGGGGAGCAGGGCAGGGACGGGACACCTGGGACACCTGGGGGCAGGGTTACCTGATTGAGATAGTTGAGGCACTTCTCCAAACACCACAGACAGCAGATGCACGACTTCAGCAAACAGCGGGCGCAGACGTTCTCCTGGGGAACAAGCATCGGGTcagcagaacccaacagaacccagcagaactcaacagaacccagcagaacccagcagaataAACCCACTGGGCTTTGACCATTCCTACCCGTCCTTTCAGCTGGTTGTGGATGTACATGAGTACCAGTCGGGGGATCTTGACCAGCGTGATGATGAAGGACCCCTTGGCGACGGTGCCCAGGTGGTACCGGATCAGCCTCAGGACTGAGGACAGGATCGGGGTCACCGGAAGCCGGTTCTTGTCCCTGAAACACAAAGTTCTGTTTTAGACCTGGTGAAAGAAGTCTGATGGCAGTGAGTCCGGTCTCTGTTTCTgcagtctgtcgctcacaggcttttattttgcaaaagtctgtcgctcacaggcttttattctgtaaaagtctgttggtcacaggcttttattttgtaaaagtctgctgctcacaggcttttattttgtaaaagtctgttggtcacaggcttttattttgtaaaagtctgtagctcacaggcttttattttgtaaaagtctgttgctcacaggcttttattctgtaaaggtctgctgctcacaggcttttattttgtaaaagtctgtggctcacaggcttttattttgtaaaagtctgctgctcacaggcttttattttgtaaaagtctgttgctcacaggcttttattttgtaaaagtctgctgctcacaggcttttattttgtaaaagtctgctgctcacaggcttttattttgtaaaagtctgttgctcacaggcttttattttgtaaaagtctgttgctcacaggcttttattttgtaaaagtgtgttgctcacaggcttttattctgtaaaagtctgctgctgtctgctgtggaacaggaaaagaaagtaatcggtggatccaccaaacatggagaagggtacggaacttttactcggccattttcatgttaaagttcttccagacggcggagtcgacagaaccaaagtcatctgtaaacactgccaagttgaattgtcttctcagcgtagtagttccagtctaaaatatcacttaaaggcaaaacacacaactgatagcagcaagtcattcaaggaaacagacagtggagcgaggcttctacataaaaactacagaaagatgctgatgttaaaagtgtgtttgcacaacaaatgttatggcactttcattcatatggcagcacatttaaaataaagctaaatgctaaaagctatacactacttttggattcattttgggattctgcgtacaaatgcgattaatcgtgattaatcagggaaatcatgtgattaattagaataaaagttttaatcgtTGTCCAGCCCTGATTCTGAGATGAAAACCCTGAACCGGACAGAACCGgacagaaccgaacagaaccggACAGGACCGgacagaaccgaacagaaccggACTCACCTGGTGAAGTAGTACGTGACCACGGCTCCGGCCACAGTCATCTGCTGACAGGCCAGGATGAACTCGCTGATCCACACCAGACCCACAGCGTGGTACCAGGTGAGGTACTGCAGAGGCCCCGTCAGTCTGAACTCTGTCAGCCCCGTCTCCTCGTTCTGCTCCGGGTTCCCTAAAGAACCACACAGCAGGAGAAAATGTGAGACTGACCGCTGCAGAACTGAGCAAGAACACGAGTAAGAACACGAGTAAGAACACGAGTAAGGACACGACTAAGAACACGAGCAAGAACACGAGTAAGAACACGAGTAAGAACACGAATAAGAACACGAGTAAGGACACGAATAAGAACACGAGTAAGGACACGAGTAAGGACACGAGTAAGAACACGAATAAGAACACGAGTAAGAACACGAGTAAGAACAAGAATAAGAACACGAGTAAGAACACGAGTAAGGACACGACTAAGAACACGAGCAAGAACACGAGTAAGAACACGAATAAGAACACGAGTAAGAACACGAATAAGAACAAGAATAAGAACACGAGTAAGAACAAGAATAAGAACACGAATAAGAACACGAGTAAGAACAAGAATAAGAACACGAGTAAGGACACGAATAAGAACAAGAATAAGAACACGAGTAAGGACACGAATAAGAACAAGAATAAGAACACGAGTAAGGACACGAATAAGAACAAGAATAAGAACACGAATAAGAACACGAGTAAGAACAAGAATAAGAACACGAGTAAGGACACGAATAAGAACAAGAATAAGAACACGAGTAAGGACACGAATAAGAACAAGAATAAGAACACGAATAAGAACA
Above is a genomic segment from Odontesthes bonariensis isolate fOdoBon6 chromosome 13, fOdoBon6.hap1, whole genome shotgun sequence containing:
- the slc44a1b gene encoding choline transporter-like protein 1 isoform X2, coding for MGCCGSSERTKREWRPLEDRSCTDLPWFLLFTVFCVGMGSICGFTIVTGGAARLVFGYDSYGNTCGQRNERIEGVRLSGLDHIDRKFVFFLDPCNIDIVQRKIKSMALCVSLCPTEELKTYQDLKRFAMVNGSELCSYELAGHKYPGLPERFTRCPKLPVPPSKPLPVFNRCTPVDVSCYAKFAEAVVTFVGDTSVLHRLIAGVAASKEIIIGLCVLALVLSMILMVIIRYISAVLVWILTSLVILGSLAGTSVLWWLYIDHRLYGNDTTAKVPKEAKEEAKEQLSGDSGQALLVYAVSATVFTIILLLLMLFMRKRVALTIALFHVAGKVFIHLPLLTLQPFVTFFALLLFWIYWILVLLFLGTSGNPEQNEETGLTEFRLTGPLQYLTWYHAVGLVWISEFILACQQMTVAGAVVTYYFTRDKNRLPVTPILSSVLRLIRYHLGTVAKGSFIITLVKIPRLVLMYIHNQLKGRENVCARCLLKSCICCLWCLEKCLNYLNQNAYAATAINSTSFCTSARDAFVILVENALRVATINAVGDFVLFLGKILIMTSTAFAGVLLLNYQRDYAEWLLPLIIVCLFSFLVAHCFLSIFEIVVDVLFLCFAIDTKYNDGTPGKEFFMDKALMEFVESSRRLERAAERGRSRVKEAASEGAEMKPMVSESSAGGGVARRKSSSQGAGPHWDEGGEWEELQEFQVYYLLVGVLVDWVLTEQSDFVLCLSEDVFLFLCIYLPTSTLFLFVSLLHTPSPAPLAKAAAKSAAIASAC
- the slc44a1b gene encoding choline transporter-like protein 1 isoform X1, encoding MDPKRLSSGSQQQVRLRKKRTKREWRPLEDRSCTDLPWFLLFTVFCVGMGSICGFTIVTGGAARLVFGYDSYGNTCGQRNERIEGVRLSGLDHIDRKFVFFLDPCNIDIVQRKIKSMALCVSLCPTEELKTYQDLKRFAMVNGSELCSYELAGHKYPGLPERFTRCPKLPVPPSKPLPVFNRCTPVDVSCYAKFAEAVVTFVGDTSVLHRLIAGVAASKEIIIGLCVLALVLSMILMVIIRYISAVLVWILTSLVILGSLAGTSVLWWLYIDHRLYGNDTTAKVPKEAKEEAKEQLSGDSGQALLVYAVSATVFTIILLLLMLFMRKRVALTIALFHVAGKVFIHLPLLTLQPFVTFFALLLFWIYWILVLLFLGTSGNPEQNEETGLTEFRLTGPLQYLTWYHAVGLVWISEFILACQQMTVAGAVVTYYFTRDKNRLPVTPILSSVLRLIRYHLGTVAKGSFIITLVKIPRLVLMYIHNQLKGRENVCARCLLKSCICCLWCLEKCLNYLNQNAYAATAINSTSFCTSARDAFVILVENALRVATINAVGDFVLFLGKILIMTSTAFAGVLLLNYQRDYAEWLLPLIIVCLFSFLVAHCFLSIFEIVVDVLFLCFAIDTKYNDGTPGKEFFMDKALMEFVESSRRLERAAERGRSRVKEAASEGAEMKPMVSESSAGGGVARRKSSSQGAGPHWDEGGEWEELQEFQVYYLLVGVLVDWVLTEQSDFVLCLSEDVFLFLCIYLPTSTLFLFVSLLHTPSPAPLAKAAAKSAAIASAC